Part of the Buchnera aphidicola (Mindarus keteleerifoliae) genome, TTTAATTTAATCAATTTAATAATTTGTTAAATGATTATTTTTTGTTTTAAATATACTGAAAAAAATACTTTTTTCAGTATATTATGTAGTTTATTTCTAATTTTAATTTAGCTAATAATAAAATTATTTTAAAAAAAATATTGAGTAACAGATGAACTATTTTAAATTATTTAATTTACCGCAAATTTTTGATATAAATATGAAAAAATTAAATGAAAATTTTTATAAATTACAAAAAAAATTTCATCCTGATCTTTATTACAGAAGTGATTTAAATACAAAAAAAAAAAATAAAGAAAAAATTTACATAATTAATGAAGGATACAGAAAGTTAAAAAATCCATTGAGTAGAATAAGTCATCTTTTTGTTTTAAATAATATTGATTATAAAAACAAAAAAAAATATCCTTTAAAAGTAGAACTCTTAGAAAATCAATTTCAATTTTCTATTAAGCTAGAAAATCTAAAATCTAACATATCATTAAATAATGAACTTTCTTTTTTTATAAAAAAAAAAAGAGTCTTAATTCAAAATTTTTTCAAAAAAATTTCTTTAAGTATCTCTATAAAAAAGTGGAATTATGCAGTAAGTTTATTTCAAGAAATAAGATTTCTTTTTAAATTACTTGAACAAGCAAATGAAATAAAAAAAATTAGAGATCTTAATAGAAAATATTGAGGAAAAATAAAATATGTTGAACATTATTAATAATAAAGTAAACAAAAAATTAAAGTCAAAATTTTTTTCTGTAGGTATCGATTTTGGAACTACTTATTCTTTAATCGGTTTTTTATTAAATAAAAAAATTATAATTTTATCTGGAAAAGATGAAAATTCTCTTTTACCATCAGTTGTTTGTTATGATAAAAACACCTTAGTCGTAGGTGAAGAAGCAACTAAAATTACTAAAGAAAATTTTTTAAGAACTATTTTTTCTGTTAAGAGATTATTAGGGAAATCTGTTGAAGAAATTAAGAATTTATATCCTAACATTCCTTATATTTTTTCTTTTCAAAAAGAAAAAGGAATTTGCATTGAAACAGTACAAGGAAAAGTTCCTATTGTTAAAATAATAAGCGCAATTATTACAAATTTAGTAAAACAGTCAGAATTTTTTTTACAAAAGAAAATTGATACTGCTGTTATTACTGTTCCTTCCTATTTTGATGATATTCAAAGAAAAAAAATAAAATCTGCAGCTATGCTTTCAGGTTTAAAGAATATTCGTTTGTTAAATGAACCGACGGCTGCTGCAATTGCTTATGGTTTTCATACTAAAAAAAATGGAATTGTTTTAGTTTATGATTTAGGGGGAGGAACATTTGATATTTCTATTTTAAAAATTAAAAAAGGAATTTTTGAAGTTCTATCAACTTCAGGGGACCCTCAATTAGGAGGAGATGATTTTGATGAAATTTTATCAAAATATATCGAAAAAAAGAATAATATATGTACAACTGATAATCTTTTTTTAAAAAGAAAATTGTTAATTTTAGCTAAGAATATTAAATTAAAACTCAGCAAAGAAAAGAAAGTTTCAGTTAAATTTAAATGTTGGAAAGTCGAAATTTCTCGTTCTGAATTTGAAACTTTGATTGAACCTTTAATAAATAAAACTTTAATTCTTATAAAATATGCGATAAAAGATGCTTTTATTCATAAAAAGGAAGTTGAAAACGTTTTAATGGTTGGAGGGTCTTCTTATATTCCTTTAATTAAAAGAAAGTTATCTTATTTTTTTCAAAAAGAAATAGATAGCGCTATTAGTCCT contains:
- the hscB gene encoding Fe-S protein assembly co-chaperone HscB; translation: MKKLNENFYKLQKKFHPDLYYRSDLNTKKKNKEKIYIINEGYRKLKNPLSRISHLFVLNNIDYKNKKKYPLKVELLENQFQFSIKLENLKSNISLNNELSFFIKKKRVLIQNFFKKISLSISIKKWNYAVSLFQEIRFLFKLLEQANEIKKIRDLNRKY
- a CDS encoding Hsp70 family protein, giving the protein MLNIINNKVNKKLKSKFFSVGIDFGTTYSLIGFLLNKKIIILSGKDENSLLPSVVCYDKNTLVVGEEATKITKENFLRTIFSVKRLLGKSVEEIKNLYPNIPYIFSFQKEKGICIETVQGKVPIVKIISAIITNLVKQSEFFLQKKIDTAVITVPSYFDDIQRKKIKSAAMLSGLKNIRLLNEPTAAAIAYGFHTKKNGIVLVYDLGGGTFDISILKIKKGIFEVLSTSGDPQLGGDDFDEILSKYIEKKNNICTTDNLFLKRKLLILAKNIKLKLSKEKKVSVKFKCWKVEISRSEFETLIEPLINKTLILIKYAIKDAFIHKKEVENVLMVGGSSYIPLIKRKLSYFFQKEIDSAISPDKAVVMGATIQSDLLFNYKETSLDKKNKFILLDVVPFSLGIELMGGRVEKIIKKNSTIPISIKKEFTTFKKNQTVIMIHILQGEDNFVKNCRSLGKFFLRGIKEEEAGKPRILVEFNVDESGFLEVNASDKKTNMSASIKVDFLHTIL